A window of Notolabrus celidotus isolate fNotCel1 chromosome 11, fNotCel1.pri, whole genome shotgun sequence contains these coding sequences:
- the LOC117821765 gene encoding oxysterol-binding protein-related protein 2-like, whose translation MSNEDEFYDAVTGLDSDESYEGVSEASFQDALVFDSSSQKNNGSVPQENGIKKHRTKLPAAMFSRNNVSIWSILKKCIGLELSKITMPIVFNEPLSFLQRITEYMEHTYLLNRACSLSDSIERMQAVAAFAVSAVASQWDRTGKPFNPLLGETYELMREEQGFRLVSEQVSHHPPVSAFHAESLAGDFVFHGSIYPKLKFWGKNVEAEPKGTITLELLKHNEAYTWSNPCCCVHNVILGKLWIEQYGTVEIVNHSTGDKCVLNFKPCGIFYKELHKVEGYIQDKSKKKHCVIYGKWTECMWSVDPQTYEAHKKSDKKGDVKKQKNEEQVGAENDDADDMPDTQETVSVVPGSTLLWRVDPRPAHSAQMYNFTNFALSLNELEPGMEAVLAPSDCRFRPDIRAMENGNMEEASQQKERLEEKQRAARKERAKSEEEWPTRWFQMGTNPYTGSQGWLYTGGYFNRNYQVNPDIY comes from the exons ATGAGCAATGAGGATGAGTTCTACGACGCCGTCACAG GCCTGGATTCGGACGAGTCGTATGAAGGGGTGTCAGAGGCCAGTTTCCAGGATGCGCTGGTGTTTGACAGCAGCAGCCAGAAGAACAACGGATCAGTGCCACAGGAGAACGGCATCAAGAAACACAG GACAAAGTTACCTGCAGCCATGTTCTCCAGGAACAACGTCAGTATCTGGAGTATCCTGAAGAAATGCATTGGACTG GAACTGTCCAAGATCACAATGCCCATCGTCTTCAACGAGCCTCTGAGCTTCCTGCAGAGAATCACAGAATACATGGAACACACTTACCTCCTCAACAGAGCCTGCTCGCTATCAGACTCCATAGAGCGCATGCAG GCGGTAGCTGCTTTTGCTGTGTCAGCAGTTGCGTCTCAGTGGGACAGAACTGGAAAACCCTTCAATCCTCTGCTGGGTGAGACCTATGAACTCATGAG AGAGGAGCAGGGTTTCCGGTTGGTGTCCGAGCAGGTATCCCATCATCCCCCAGTCAGTGCTTTCCACGCAGAGAGCCTGGCAGGGGACTTTGTCTTCCACGGCTCGATCTACCCCAAACTCAAGTTCTGGGGCAAGAACGTGGAGGCTGAGCCAAAAGGGACCATCACACTAGAGCTTCTCAA ACACAACGAGGCATACACATGGAGTAACCCCTGCTGCTGCGTACACAATGTGATCCTGGGCAAACTATGGATAGAGCAGTATGGCACGGTGGAAATAGTCAACCACAG CACTGGAGACAAATGTGTGTTGAATTTCAAGCCTTGTGGGATATTTTACAAAGAGCTGCACAAAGTGGAGGGATACATCCAGGATAAGAG TAAaaagaagcactgtgtcatatacgGGAAGTGGACTGAGTGTATGTGGAGCGTGGACCCTCAAACCTACGAGGCCCACAAGAAGTCCGACAAGAAGGGAGACgtcaagaaacaaaaaaac GAGGAGCAGGTTGGCGCAGAGAACGATGATGCCGACGACATGCCTGACACCCAGGAGACGGTCTCTGTCGTACCAGGAAGCACTTTGCTGTGGAGAGTAGATCCCCGTCCTGCACATTCTGCTCAG ATGTACAACTTCACCAACTTTGCGTTGTCTCTGAACGAGCTGGAGCCTGGCATGGAGGCCGTCTTAGCCCCCTCAGACTGTCGCTTCAGGCCTGACATCAGAGCCATGGAGAATGGCAACATGG AAGAGGCCAGCCAGCAGAAGGAGAGActggaggagaaacagagagcagcCAGAAAAGAGAGAGCCAAGAGTGAGGAGGAGTGGCCTACAAG gtGGTTCCAGATGGGCACGAACCCGTACACCGGCTCACAGGGCTGGCTCTACACTGGTGGCTACTTCAATAGGAACTACCAAGTTAACCCCGATATCTACTGA